A genomic region of Rheinheimera sp. MMS21-TC3 contains the following coding sequences:
- a CDS encoding sodium-dependent transporter, giving the protein MKREQFSSSLGFVLAAAGSAVGIGNLVAFPVMASKNGGAAFLIMYAFFVFFICLPVMLAEMSLGRHTRQNPLGAYTEIGKSAAWRGVGWLSVLTPFMIAVFYLVITVWIFGYLAKSTMGQLTELAAPNSFGSFINSNELFIYMAIVVGLTFLILQGGVKQGIEKAAKVLMPLLFLMLIILVAYVLTLDNAMLGVKYFLVPDFSKMTGQVLNGALAQAFFSLSLAMGILITYGSYIQKNNNIVHAGKMVAGLSLLVACCSGLLILPAAFSFNPDIQMSELSESSISMIFTFLPKIFLALQADIGYLGASFVASFFFLLVFFAALTSLVSIIEVPVASLMDGKGVSRRRALYSLGAVMIVLAIISALSFGRVDVFTSLTSYGAGADGLPITKSFFDLIYDIFYETILPLNGFLLCMFVIYRWKKVSFDAEISQGNSSFAGSFLQKYVNFSLGTFIPLILVVIFINTVSTIFFGKNLLF; this is encoded by the coding sequence ATGAAACGTGAACAATTTAGTTCTAGCCTCGGCTTTGTATTAGCTGCGGCAGGATCAGCAGTCGGCATCGGTAATTTAGTCGCTTTTCCGGTGATGGCAAGTAAAAATGGCGGTGCTGCATTTCTTATTATGTACGCTTTTTTTGTATTCTTTATCTGCTTGCCGGTGATGCTGGCCGAAATGAGTTTAGGTCGCCATACCCGGCAAAATCCGTTAGGGGCTTATACTGAAATAGGTAAAAGTGCAGCATGGCGTGGCGTAGGTTGGTTATCGGTATTAACGCCTTTTATGATAGCGGTGTTTTATTTAGTAATAACGGTATGGATTTTTGGCTATTTAGCCAAGTCGACTATGGGGCAATTAACTGAGTTGGCAGCGCCTAATAGCTTCGGTAGCTTTATAAATAGCAATGAGCTGTTTATTTATATGGCAATAGTGGTTGGCTTGACCTTTCTTATTTTACAAGGTGGGGTTAAACAGGGCATAGAAAAAGCAGCTAAAGTATTAATGCCATTATTGTTTTTAATGTTAATTATTTTAGTGGCTTATGTGCTTACACTAGATAATGCCATGTTAGGAGTTAAGTATTTTTTAGTGCCAGACTTTAGCAAGATGACAGGGCAAGTATTAAATGGCGCTTTAGCTCAAGCTTTTTTCTCGTTGTCGTTAGCTATGGGTATTTTAATTACCTACGGCTCTTATATTCAAAAAAATAATAATATTGTTCATGCAGGTAAAATGGTGGCGGGGTTATCGTTATTAGTCGCCTGTTGCTCAGGATTATTAATTTTGCCTGCCGCATTTTCATTTAATCCAGATATTCAGATGAGTGAGCTATCTGAGTCTAGTATTAGTATGATTTTCACTTTTTTACCGAAAATCTTTTTAGCTTTGCAAGCAGATATTGGTTATTTAGGTGCTTCTTTTGTTGCTAGCTTTTTCTTTTTATTGGTGTTTTTTGCTGCATTAACGTCCTTAGTATCCATTATTGAAGTGCCAGTAGCCAGTTTAATGGATGGCAAGGGCGTGAGTCGTCGTAGGGCTTTATATTCCTTAGGTGCTGTGATGATAGTACTCGCAATTATTAGCGCTTTATCCTTTGGTCGGGTGGATGTATTTACCAGCTTAACTAGTTATGGTGCAGGTGCCGATGGTTTACCGATCACTAAATCATTCTTCGATTTAATTTATGATATTTTTTATGAAACGATACTGCCATTAAATGGCTTTTTGCTATGTATGTTTGTTATTTATCGTTGGAAAAAAGTGAGTTTTGATGCCGAAATTAGCCAAGGAAATAGTAGCTTTGCTGGCTCATTTTTACAAAAATATGTGAATTTTTCACTTGGTACCTTTATTCCATTAATTTTAGTGGTGATATTTATTAATACTGTTTCTACTATTTTCTTTGGCAAAAACTTATTGTTTTAA
- a CDS encoding proline--tRNA ligase: MRSSQYLLSTVKETPADAEVISHKLMLRAGMIRRVASGMYTYLPTGVRVLRKVEQIVREEMNKAGAIEVLMPMVQPSELWQESGRWDKMDAELLRFKDRHNRDFVLGPTHEEVITDLVRREVTSYKQLPLNLFQIQTKFRDERRPRFGVMRAREFLMKDAYSFHLSQECLQKTYDAMYQAYCNIFNRLGLNFRPVLADTGAIGGSMSHEFHVLAASGEDAIAFSDGSDYAANIEMAEAIAPNTERPAPSQTMAEVATPNVGTVAEVAQLLNVAPQQIAKTLYVHAAEDQAKQSANSAEKVQLVALVLRGDHELNEIKAEKLAQVKSPLQFATEQELQDILGAGAGSVGPVNVDLTIIVDRSVAVAADFVVGANKDGYHLTGVNWDRDIKHYQIADLRNIVEGDPSPCGKGKLVIKRGIEVGHIFQLGETYSQALKAGVLNEAGKHQIMTMGCYGVGVSRIIAAAIEQNHDDNGIIWPDAIAPFQIALIPMNMHKSVRIEEATIQLYNQLTAAGFEVLFDDRKERPGVMFADIELMGIPHSIVIGERNLDNQQVEYKNRRSGEKQLLNLADVVSVMQQNLA, translated from the coding sequence ATGCGCAGCAGCCAGTATTTACTTTCAACCGTTAAAGAAACACCAGCAGATGCTGAAGTTATTAGTCATAAGCTTATGCTGCGTGCAGGTATGATCCGACGCGTGGCATCAGGCATGTATACCTATTTGCCCACAGGTGTAAGGGTATTGCGTAAAGTTGAACAGATAGTTCGCGAAGAAATGAACAAAGCCGGCGCGATTGAAGTATTAATGCCAATGGTGCAACCGTCCGAGTTATGGCAAGAATCAGGCCGCTGGGACAAGATGGATGCGGAATTGTTACGCTTTAAAGATCGACATAATCGTGATTTTGTACTTGGCCCAACCCACGAAGAAGTGATTACCGATTTAGTGCGCCGTGAAGTTACTAGTTATAAACAGCTTCCGCTAAATTTATTTCAAATTCAAACTAAATTCCGTGATGAACGTCGGCCCCGTTTTGGCGTAATGCGTGCCCGCGAATTTTTAATGAAGGATGCCTATTCTTTTCATTTAAGCCAAGAGTGTTTGCAAAAAACCTATGATGCAATGTATCAAGCTTATTGTAATATTTTTAATCGTTTAGGCTTAAACTTCCGCCCTGTATTAGCTGACACCGGCGCCATAGGCGGCAGCATGTCACATGAGTTCCATGTCCTTGCCGCATCAGGGGAAGACGCTATCGCCTTTTCTGATGGCAGTGATTATGCCGCTAACATTGAAATGGCCGAAGCTATAGCGCCAAATACAGAACGACCAGCACCTAGCCAAACTATGGCAGAAGTAGCTACACCAAATGTAGGTACTGTAGCCGAGGTTGCTCAGTTACTGAATGTCGCGCCACAACAAATAGCTAAAACCCTTTATGTTCATGCCGCTGAAGATCAAGCCAAGCAAAGCGCTAATAGTGCTGAGAAAGTACAATTAGTAGCCTTAGTCTTACGTGGAGATCATGAATTAAACGAAATTAAAGCGGAAAAACTAGCCCAAGTAAAATCCCCCTTACAATTTGCTACTGAACAAGAGTTACAAGATATCCTTGGTGCCGGTGCAGGTTCGGTAGGCCCGGTTAATGTTGATCTGACTATTATTGTCGATCGTAGCGTTGCTGTAGCCGCAGACTTTGTAGTAGGCGCAAATAAAGATGGTTACCACTTAACTGGCGTCAACTGGGATCGTGATATTAAGCACTATCAAATCGCTGATTTGCGTAATATTGTAGAAGGTGATCCCAGCCCTTGTGGTAAAGGCAAACTAGTGATTAAACGCGGCATTGAAGTAGGCCATATCTTCCAGTTAGGCGAAACCTATTCTCAAGCTTTAAAAGCTGGCGTGCTAAATGAAGCAGGCAAGCATCAAATAATGACTATGGGCTGTTATGGTGTCGGCGTATCCCGCATTATTGCCGCAGCAATAGAACAAAACCATGATGACAATGGCATTATTTGGCCAGACGCTATAGCGCCTTTCCAAATTGCATTGATACCAATGAATATGCATAAGTCTGTACGGATTGAAGAAGCCACTATTCAGTTATATAACCAATTAACAGCGGCAGGTTTTGAAGTCTTATTTGATGATCGTAAAGAGCGCCCAGGCGTTATGTTTGCCGATATAGAACTGATGGGTATTCCACACAGTATTGTTATTGGCGAGCGTAATTTAGATAACCAACAAGTTGAATATAAAAATCGCCGCAGTGGTGAAAAGCAATTATTAAATTTAGCTGACGTTGTTAGTGTTATGCAGCAAAACTTAGCTTAA
- a CDS encoding L-threonylcarbamoyladenylate synthase, with product MSQFFHIHPDNPQQRLLKQAAQIILQGGVVIYPTDSGYALGCAVGNKGAMERIIQIRQISGDHDFTLTCRDLSELSVYAKVENSAFRLIKNNTPGAYTFILRGTKEVPKRLLNDKKKTIGLRIPEHKVALALLEELGEPMLSTSLILPGERFAESDPDEMRMQLEKQVDLIMHGGIIGEAPTTVVDLSEDRPVIIREGRGDISPFN from the coding sequence ATGAGCCAATTTTTTCATATCCATCCAGACAATCCACAGCAGAGATTGTTAAAGCAAGCGGCGCAAATTATTTTGCAAGGCGGTGTTGTTATCTACCCAACCGACAGTGGTTATGCTTTAGGCTGTGCGGTAGGTAACAAAGGCGCGATGGAGCGTATTATACAAATTAGACAAATAAGCGGTGATCACGACTTTACCTTAACTTGCCGTGATTTATCTGAATTGTCAGTCTATGCCAAGGTAGAAAATAGCGCTTTTCGTTTAATTAAAAACAATACGCCAGGCGCTTATACTTTTATTTTACGCGGTACTAAAGAAGTACCTAAACGACTATTAAATGATAAGAAAAAAACGATCGGCCTACGTATTCCTGAACATAAAGTGGCACTAGCTTTATTAGAAGAATTGGGCGAGCCAATGTTATCAACTAGCTTAATTTTACCAGGCGAACGATTTGCCGAAAGTGATCCTGATGAAATGCGTATGCAGTTAGAAAAGCAAGTCGATTTAATTATGCACGGTGGCATTATTGGTGAAGCACCAACAACTGTAGTCGACTTATCTGAAGATAGACCCGTTATCATTCGTGAAGGCCGCGGTGATATTTCGCCTTTTAATTAA
- the rluB gene encoding 23S rRNA pseudouridine(2605) synthase RluB: MSEKSSSKKVVGEKLQKVLASAGVGSRREMEQWISSGRVTVDTKPAVLGDRVTENQQIRVDGHPVQITAKVDQICRVIAYHKPEGEICSRTDPEGRPTVFSRLPNIKGSRWIAIGRLDINTSGLLLFTTDGELANRLMHPRFEVEREYAVRVFGEVNDAMIQRLRTGVELEDGKANFKKIKALPGEGLNRWFHVVLTEGRNREVRRMWESQGTVVNRLIRVRYGDLLLPKHLPAGGYSEYALEDVNYLRKLVSLREEQQSLVKPEDRNERRRRMASMRRAVRKHQVASKTENKRGDKPAADKPATKPVTKPDPRPKQKPTKPATGKTPAGRKPVRKPTAKKPTREGRG, translated from the coding sequence ATGAGTGAAAAAAGTTCTAGTAAAAAAGTTGTCGGTGAGAAGTTACAAAAAGTTTTAGCCAGTGCTGGTGTGGGCTCAAGACGGGAAATGGAACAGTGGATAAGCAGTGGTAGGGTTACGGTTGATACTAAACCTGCTGTTTTAGGTGATCGAGTCACGGAGAACCAGCAAATTAGAGTTGATGGTCATCCGGTGCAAATTACGGCGAAAGTTGATCAGATTTGCCGGGTTATTGCTTATCATAAACCTGAGGGTGAAATATGTTCACGCACAGATCCCGAGGGCAGGCCAACTGTTTTTAGCCGCTTACCTAATATTAAAGGTTCACGCTGGATTGCCATTGGTCGTTTAGATATTAATACCTCAGGCTTATTGTTGTTTACTACTGATGGTGAGCTAGCGAATAGGTTAATGCACCCACGATTTGAAGTTGAGCGTGAATATGCAGTGCGGGTATTTGGTGAAGTAAATGATGCCATGATCCAACGCTTAAGAACCGGTGTCGAATTAGAAGACGGTAAAGCTAATTTCAAGAAAATTAAAGCGCTACCGGGTGAAGGTTTAAACCGCTGGTTTCATGTTGTGCTTACCGAAGGCCGTAACCGTGAAGTTAGACGGATGTGGGAGTCGCAAGGCACAGTGGTAAATCGACTAATACGAGTGCGTTATGGTGATTTATTGTTACCAAAACATTTGCCTGCTGGTGGTTATTCTGAATACGCATTAGAAGACGTAAACTATTTACGTAAATTAGTAAGTCTACGCGAAGAACAACAAAGCTTAGTTAAACCTGAAGATCGCAATGAACGTCGTCGCCGTATGGCAAGTATGAGGCGTGCTGTTCGTAAGCATCAAGTGGCAAGTAAAACAGAGAATAAACGTGGTGACAAGCCAGCTGCAGACAAGCCAGCAACTAAGCCCGTGACCAAGCCTGATCCTAGGCCTAAGCAAAAGCCGACTAAACCTGCCACAGGAAAAACACCGGCTGGACGTAAACCAGTAAGAAAACCAACAGCGAAAAAACCTACTCGTGAGGGTAGAGGTTAA
- the scpB gene encoding SMC-Scp complex subunit ScpB gives MATKINDAQLTQLVEAAIFSADKPLSAAQLQATVLEGLAVSKKRLNAVLEQLIADYAGRGVSLHLTASGYRFQTKPELSDYLARLWPERSPRYSRAVLETLALIAYRQPITRGEIEDIRGVSVSSQIMRTLVDREWVKLVGHKEVPGRPGLYATTDIFLDYFGLQNLSQLPALPEFQAMSIDLADTVGMTGEKH, from the coding sequence ATGGCGACGAAAATAAATGATGCTCAGCTAACTCAATTAGTTGAGGCGGCTATTTTCTCTGCAGATAAGCCGCTAAGCGCAGCTCAGCTGCAAGCAACCGTATTAGAAGGCTTAGCTGTTAGTAAAAAACGCTTAAACGCAGTGTTAGAGCAACTTATTGCAGATTACGCAGGCCGTGGCGTGAGTTTACACTTAACCGCTTCGGGTTATCGTTTTCAAACCAAGCCTGAGTTAAGTGATTATTTAGCCCGGTTATGGCCAGAGCGTTCTCCTAGGTATTCACGAGCGGTATTAGAGACTTTAGCTTTAATAGCTTATCGCCAGCCCATTACCCGTGGTGAAATTGAAGACATCCGTGGTGTGTCGGTGAGCAGTCAGATTATGCGTACTTTAGTTGACCGAGAGTGGGTAAAGTTAGTTGGCCATAAAGAAGTGCCAGGCCGGCCTGGTCTTTATGCTACTACTGATATTTTTTTAGATTATTTTGGCTTACAAAATTTAAGCCAATTACCTGCATTGCCTGAATTTCAGGCTATGAGTATAGATTTAGCAGACACTGTCGGGATGACAGGGGAGAAACACTAA
- a CDS encoding YciI family protein, whose protein sequence is MLYMIYSEDAANSLAQRLATRPAHLARLEQLKAENKLFVAGPLPATDSNDLGDAGFTGSLVIAEFTNLEQAQLWADADPYLAAGVYVKSTVKPFKKVLP, encoded by the coding sequence ATGCTTTATATGATTTACTCTGAAGATGCAGCCAATAGTCTAGCTCAGCGTTTAGCAACCAGACCCGCGCATTTAGCTCGTCTTGAACAATTAAAAGCAGAAAATAAATTATTTGTTGCTGGGCCATTACCGGCAACTGACAGTAATGATCTTGGTGATGCAGGCTTTACTGGCTCTTTAGTGATTGCTGAATTTACTAACTTAGAACAAGCACAACTCTGGGCCGATGCCGATCCTTACCTAGCAGCGGGTGTTTATGTAAAGTCGACGGTAAAACCTTTTAAAAAAGTACTGCCATAA
- the galE gene encoding UDP-glucose 4-epimerase GalE: MEYILLTGGAGYIGSHTALELINAGFNVISFDNYSNSSTEALNRVQQLTGKTIISIEGDIRDPAALRQVFTNYKVTAVVHFAGLKAVGESTQYPLHYYDNNVVGTVTLCQVMREFKIKKLVFSSSATVYGDAKQVPIPETAPRSATNPYGQSKLMIEHILEDLVAAEPDWAISLLRYFNPVGAHHSGRIGEDPNGIPNNLMPFIAQVAVGKRAQLSVFGNDYPTPDGTGVRDYIHVVDLALGHVKALQYLSRNNGVTAINLGTGVGYSVLDMVNAFSQVNNVAVPYQIVPRRPGDIATCYAQPDEAATLLGWRAEKTLEDMVRDSWHWQSSNPNGYK, translated from the coding sequence ATGGAATATATTTTACTCACCGGTGGTGCCGGCTATATTGGTAGCCATACCGCATTAGAACTAATTAACGCCGGCTTTAATGTTATTAGTTTTGATAACTACAGCAATAGCTCTACCGAAGCGTTAAATCGGGTACAACAGCTTACTGGTAAGACAATCATTAGCATTGAAGGCGATATTCGTGATCCCGCCGCACTGCGCCAAGTGTTTACTAATTATAAAGTTACTGCCGTCGTTCACTTTGCTGGTTTAAAAGCCGTTGGGGAGTCTACTCAATACCCACTGCATTACTATGATAATAATGTGGTAGGCACAGTGACGCTATGCCAAGTTATGCGCGAGTTTAAGATTAAAAAATTGGTATTTAGCTCCTCCGCCACTGTTTATGGTGATGCCAAGCAAGTACCTATCCCTGAAACTGCACCACGTTCAGCTACTAACCCTTATGGCCAAAGTAAGCTGATGATTGAGCATATACTTGAAGATTTAGTTGCCGCAGAGCCTGACTGGGCTATTAGCCTATTACGCTATTTTAACCCTGTGGGTGCCCATCATAGTGGCCGCATTGGTGAAGATCCAAACGGTATTCCTAATAATTTAATGCCTTTTATTGCTCAAGTTGCTGTAGGTAAGCGTGCGCAATTAAGTGTATTTGGCAATGATTACCCAACCCCTGATGGTACCGGCGTACGTGATTATATCCATGTTGTAGATTTAGCCTTAGGCCATGTTAAAGCCTTGCAATACCTAAGCAGAAATAACGGTGTTACTGCTATTAACTTAGGCACAGGTGTAGGTTATAGCGTGCTAGATATGGTAAACGCCTTTAGCCAAGTCAATAACGTCGCTGTACCTTATCAAATTGTACCGCGCCGCCCCGGTGATATTGCCACTTGCTACGCCCAACCGGATGAAGCCGCAACTTTACTAGGTTGGCGAGCTGAAAAAACGCTAGAAGATATGGTGCGTGATAGCTGGCATTGGCAATCTAGCAACCCTAATGGTTATAAATAA
- the tsaA gene encoding tRNA (N6-threonylcarbamoyladenosine(37)-N6)-methyltransferase TrmO — MSSFQFNTIGYISSPYKQKFAIPRQPGLIEEAHGSLILEADYSDDTIVRGIENFSHLWLVFVFHQTADKGWSPMVRPPRLGGNARKGVFATRATFRPNPIGLSVVKFEGIERKKGKLIIKLSGIDLLDGTPILDIKPYLPYADSLPNAASGFADAAPETAMQVSFSEQATLFCQQQQQYPDLQRFIEKVLKQDPRPSYKKQRSGEQQYGMTLYHYNIKWTVNGEHNHVTEINPLP, encoded by the coding sequence ATGAGTTCATTTCAGTTTAATACTATTGGCTATATTTCATCACCTTATAAGCAAAAATTTGCCATTCCAAGACAGCCTGGCTTAATTGAAGAAGCACATGGCAGCTTAATTCTTGAAGCTGATTATAGTGATGACACTATAGTACGCGGTATAGAGAACTTTAGTCACCTCTGGTTAGTTTTTGTATTTCATCAAACTGCAGATAAAGGCTGGTCTCCCATGGTACGGCCACCTCGCTTAGGTGGTAATGCCCGCAAAGGCGTTTTTGCTACTCGCGCTACCTTTAGGCCTAACCCTATCGGCTTATCTGTGGTAAAGTTTGAAGGTATAGAGCGAAAAAAAGGTAAACTAATCATAAAATTAAGTGGTATCGACTTACTAGATGGCACACCAATTTTAGATATTAAACCTTATTTACCTTATGCCGACTCATTACCCAATGCTGCAAGTGGTTTTGCTGATGCCGCACCAGAAACCGCTATGCAAGTGAGCTTTTCAGAACAAGCCACTCTTTTTTGCCAGCAGCAACAGCAATATCCTGATTTGCAACGCTTTATTGAAAAGGTGTTAAAACAAGATCCACGGCCATCTTATAAAAAACAACGCAGTGGCGAACAGCAATATGGTATGACCCTGTACCACTACAATATAAAATGGACAGTGAACGGAGAGCACAATCATGTTACTGAGATCAATCCGTTACCTTAG
- a CDS encoding SDR family oxidoreductase produces the protein MSCAYPNAQDHATMTSLSALTQHPNINKKVIWITGASSGIGEALARELAALGAVLILTARRETELARVCASLTNPQQHLLLPLDITDDTAISAAVQTIQQQIGGLDWLINNAGISQRSLIIDTSLETERKLFEVDYFAQINLTRQALPLLLADGGGKVVFVSSVAGLVGTQYRAGYSAAKAALHLWANSLRAELFDQGLKVATIFPGFVKTQVSHNALIGDGSALGEMDEAQAKAMTAEKFAQKTVTALIKDKNYIVIGGVKERLAAVMSRLWPNLLYKMIRKAKVR, from the coding sequence ATGTCCTGTGCATACCCTAATGCGCAGGACCATGCCACTATGACATCTTTATCTGCTTTAACCCAGCACCCTAATATTAATAAGAAAGTGATTTGGATCACTGGCGCTTCAAGCGGAATAGGTGAAGCACTAGCTCGAGAGCTGGCGGCACTAGGCGCGGTATTAATTTTAACTGCTCGTCGCGAAACGGAGTTAGCCCGCGTTTGTGCTAGCTTAACTAACCCACAGCAGCATTTATTATTACCCTTAGATATTACAGATGACACTGCCATTAGTGCTGCTGTACAGACCATACAGCAACAAATTGGCGGCCTAGATTGGCTAATTAACAACGCTGGTATTAGTCAGCGCTCTTTAATTATTGACACTAGCTTAGAAACCGAGCGTAAACTGTTTGAAGTTGATTACTTTGCCCAAATAAACTTAACTCGCCAAGCCCTACCATTATTGTTAGCTGATGGCGGTGGCAAAGTTGTTTTTGTCTCTAGCGTAGCCGGCTTAGTAGGTACTCAATATCGTGCTGGTTATTCTGCGGCTAAAGCGGCTTTACATCTTTGGGCCAATAGCTTGCGCGCCGAATTATTTGACCAAGGCCTAAAAGTAGCCACTATTTTCCCTGGCTTTGTAAAAACTCAGGTATCACATAATGCTTTAATCGGTGATGGTAGTGCTTTAGGTGAAATGGACGAGGCTCAAGCTAAGGCTATGACTGCAGAAAAATTTGCCCAAAAAACGGTAACAGCATTAATTAAAGATAAAAACTATATTGTTATTGGAGGGGTAAAAGAACGTTTAGCCGCGGTAATGTCAAGACTATGGCCTAACTTACTGTACAAGATGATACGTAAAGCTAAAGTACGTTAA
- a CDS encoding segregation and condensation protein A, translating to MQSPEDLYIPPGALEILLDAFEGPLDFLLYIIRKHKFDIVDLPVNEITLQYMEYIELMQGLNFELAAEYLVMAAMLAEIKSRLLLPRHSDLEAEEADPRAELIRRLQEYEIYKQAATELDELPRDERDFFTANASLDDNFAPLVVLPDVELADLALALKDIVKRSKNFQHHHIKRENLSTRERMSQILALLAKHRGYMAFSACFELKEGRAGVVVSFLAILELSKEKLIDIIQVEAYAQIHVKLAISEA from the coding sequence ATGCAATCACCTGAAGACTTATATATTCCACCTGGGGCATTAGAGATTTTACTCGATGCCTTTGAGGGACCTTTAGATTTTCTGTTGTATATTATTCGCAAACATAAGTTTGATATTGTTGATTTACCAGTAAACGAAATTACCTTGCAATACATGGAATATATCGAGCTTATGCAAGGCCTTAATTTTGAATTGGCGGCTGAGTATTTAGTGATGGCCGCCATGTTAGCAGAAATAAAGTCGCGCTTGTTACTACCTCGCCATAGCGATTTAGAAGCAGAGGAAGCCGACCCTAGAGCAGAGCTGATCCGTCGTTTACAAGAGTATGAAATTTATAAGCAAGCAGCGACCGAACTAGATGAGCTACCGCGTGATGAGCGGGACTTTTTTACTGCAAATGCCAGTTTAGATGATAATTTTGCGCCTTTAGTGGTACTGCCAGATGTTGAGCTAGCCGATTTAGCCTTAGCTTTAAAAGATATTGTTAAACGCAGCAAAAATTTCCAGCATCACCATATTAAGCGTGAAAACTTGTCTACTCGAGAGCGCATGAGTCAAATATTGGCTTTGCTGGCTAAACACCGTGGTTATATGGCTTTTTCCGCTTGCTTTGAGCTGAAAGAAGGTCGTGCCGGTGTCGTAGTAAGTTTTTTAGCTATATTAGAGCTAAGTAAAGAAAAGTTAATCGACATTATTCAAGTTGAAGCTTATGCGCAAATACATGTCAAACTGGCAATAAGTGAGGCATAA
- a CDS encoding galactose oxidase, with amino-acid sequence MLLRSIRYLSVTLAALSSSASLAQTIPDLPEPVTSNSVASTTVRGKTYIVSMLGLAPGKQYSDMHNHVWMHTLGDFNWQQLPPVPSTTKLNGRVAASAVALNNNFFVFGGYSIKAEGDKETAVDSYRLDPVTKRYTKLNDIPVPVSDAVALAYQNRYIYLISGWSNDGNVNLVQVFDNFTQRWSQATPLPGKGVFGLSGAIVDNKMLLCDGVTLDYFSDKPRQYQADAACYLGTISNNATTIDWRLVPHPTGQARFRMAAIATEVAGDKVIAFIGGSTTPHRYNGIGFNQQTAEPSSQVWLYSIKKQKWLVAENSNAIMDLSGLININGSIYSIGGMQAKQQVSNKLIQHQIKLN; translated from the coding sequence ATGTTACTGAGATCAATCCGTTACCTTAGCGTAACCTTAGCCGCACTAAGCAGCAGTGCCAGCTTAGCTCAAACTATTCCTGACTTACCAGAGCCGGTTACCAGCAATTCTGTTGCCAGCACTACAGTGCGTGGCAAAACTTACATAGTCAGCATGTTAGGCTTAGCCCCTGGCAAGCAGTACAGTGATATGCATAACCATGTTTGGATGCATACTTTAGGTGACTTCAATTGGCAACAACTACCACCAGTACCAAGCACTACAAAACTAAACGGCCGAGTAGCTGCAAGTGCTGTGGCGCTTAATAATAACTTTTTTGTTTTTGGTGGTTATAGTATTAAAGCAGAGGGTGACAAAGAAACCGCTGTAGATAGCTATCGCTTAGATCCCGTAACTAAACGTTATACTAAATTAAATGATATCCCAGTACCCGTAAGTGATGCCGTTGCCCTAGCCTATCAAAATCGTTATATCTATCTTATCAGTGGCTGGAGTAATGATGGTAATGTCAATTTAGTGCAAGTATTTGATAACTTTACTCAACGCTGGTCTCAAGCCACACCTTTACCCGGCAAAGGCGTCTTTGGCTTAAGTGGCGCTATAGTAGATAATAAAATGCTACTTTGCGATGGTGTAACTTTAGATTACTTCAGCGATAAACCTCGCCAATACCAAGCAGATGCAGCATGCTATTTAGGCACCATAAGTAACAATGCCACCACTATAGATTGGCGGCTAGTGCCCCACCCTACTGGCCAAGCTCGCTTTCGGATGGCCGCTATAGCAACTGAAGTTGCAGGTGATAAAGTTATAGCCTTTATTGGCGGTAGCACAACACCTCATCGCTATAACGGTATTGGCTTCAATCAACAAACTGCAGAGCCTAGTAGCCAAGTCTGGCTGTATTCTATTAAAAAACAAAAGTGGCTTGTAGCAGAAAATAGTAATGCCATTATGGATTTAAGCGGCTTAATTAATATAAATGGCAGCATTTATTCAATAGGCGGTATGCAAGCTAAGCAACAAGTCAGTAACAAGCTGATCCAGCATCAAATTAAACTTAACTAA